A region from the Ammospiza caudacuta isolate bAmmCau1 chromosome 4, bAmmCau1.pri, whole genome shotgun sequence genome encodes:
- the AP5S1 gene encoding AP-5 complex subunit sigma-1: MVRAFVLLAPGGSAPCRVLYARTFGTPPGAGPGGPRQRLRRKEQLLVVARQVASQCQLLQASLGRPSSPQLPQLPDEPMSLQDAPGGVFQMPPGDPFPEQVTVVWLSVLALAFALVCEPQENLSLAEITLRRLAPRLLLSLRLLGPGADVLLRPDAADGLLDRLLPHGQMLFLNERFLQAMDRELGLKVSR; encoded by the exons ATGGTGCGGGCGTTCGTGCTGCTGGCGCCGGGCGGGTCCGCCCCCTGCCGCGTGCTGTACGCACGCACCTTCGGGACCCCCCCCGGCGCCGGCCCCGGGGGGCCCCGGCAGCGCCTCCGCCgcaaggagcagctgctggtcGTGGCCAG ACAAGTGGCCTCCCAGTGCCAACTGCTTCAGGCGTCCTTGGGGCGCCCATCTTCcccacagcttccccagctACCCGATGAGCCGATGTCCCTCCAAGATGCTCCAGGGGGTGTTTTCCAGATGCCCCCCGGAGACCCATTCCCTGAGCAGGTGACAGTAGTCTGGTTATCGGTGCTGGCCCTCGCCTTCGCCTTGGTTTGTGAGCCTCAGGAGAATCTGTCCTTGGCTGAGATCACCCTGCGGCGCCTGGCTCCCcgcctgctgctctccctgcgcCTGCTCGGCCCCGGCGCTGACGTCCTGCTCCGTCCTGATGCCGCCGATGGCCTCCTGGACCGTCTCCTGCCCCACGGGCAGATGCTTTTCCTCAATGAACGTTTCCTTCAGGCAATGGACCGAGAGCTGGGGCTCAAAGTGTCCCGCTGA
- the LOC131556866 gene encoding sulfotransferase 1 family member D1-like, with amino-acid sequence MLYPALVPPFPETPLTWHGPGTTWLLLLLDLLLELEQHLLHHAWVWQKGGAARAPGHQSRWNPERCGGPGWQSCLCTSTTPWHSLKGKCRQVGGEVMLGSIPDPLWLGFSAWPASTLPKYPTRDQGMLLWHWQDLCHVYWAGLCLMGHCPRHSPGTKPSTAPGTVLAQVPASLEVVEAASREDSQCCVDPLSAMEQEAEIVQELGSLHGIPLYKSFIEGWPRVKAFQARPDDVLISTYPKSGTTWLSEIMDMIYHDGDVEKCRRDAIYNRVPFLELKAPGEMSGIEQLESTPSPRLVKTHLPVQLLPTSFWEKDCKIIYMARNPKDVAISYYYFHQMAKIHQDPGTKAEFLENFMAGKVPYGSWYDHVRGWWEKKQEKKILYLFYEDMKKDPRQEVQKILQFLGKELAEGIVDRILHHTSFQEMKKNPAANYETMLPILMDHSISPFLRKGVSGDWKNHFTVAQNERFDQHYQELMAGSDLHFQMEV; translated from the exons ATGCTCTATCctgcactggtgcctcctttcCCAGAGACCCCACTGACCTGGCATGGGCCAGGCACCACTTGGcttctgcttctccttgatCTCCTCCTGGAGCTAGAGCAGCACCTGCTCCATCATG CTTGGGTGTGGCAGAAGggtggagctgccagggctcctgggcACCAGAGCAGGTGGAATCCTGAGAGGTGTGGGGGCCCTGGGTGGCAGAGCTGTCTCTGCACCTCCACAACCCCATGGCACTCATTAAAGGGAAAGTGCAGACAGGTGGGAGGAGAGGTGATGCTGGGCTCCATTCCTGACCCCTTATGGCTTGGGTTTAGTGCCTGGCCAGCATCCACGTTACCAAAGTATCCTACCAGGGATCAGGGCATGCTCCTGTGGCACTGGCAGGACCTCTGCCACGTGTATTGGGCTGGACTTTGCCTGATGGGGCACTGCCCCAGGCACAGTCCTGGCACAAAACCCAGTACTGCCCCAGGCACAgtcctggcacaggtgccagcCAGTTTGGAGGTAGtggaggctgccagcagggaagaCAGCCAGTGCTGTGTGGACCCACTGTCAGCCATGGAGCAGGAAGCTGAAATcgtgcaggagctgggaagccTCCATGGCATCCCCCTCTACAAGAGCTTCATTGAGGGCTGGCCACGGGTGAAGGCTTTCCAAGCCCGTCCAGACGACGTGCTCATCTCCACCTACCCCAAATCGG GCACAACGTGGCTGAGCGAGATCATGGACATGATCTACCACGATGGCGATGTGGAGAAGTGCCGACGGGATGCCATCTACAACCGCGTGCCCTTCCTGGAGTTGAAGGCCCCTGGGGAAATGAGTG GTAttgagcagctggagagcacCCCATCCCCACGGCTGGTAAAGACCCATCTCCCAGTCCAGCTCCTTCCGACCTCCTTCTGGGAGAAGGACTGCAAG ATTATCTACATGGCCCGCAACCCCAAGGATGTTGCCATCTCCTACTACTACTTCCACCAGATGGCCAAGATACACCAGGACCCTGGCACGAAGGCCGAGTTCTTGGAGAACTTCATGGCTGGCAAAG TGCCCTACGGATCCTGGTACGACCATGTGCGCGGATGGTGGGAGAAGAAGCAGGAGAAGAAGATACTCTACCTCTTCTATGAGGACATGAAAAAG GACCCACGGCAAGAAGTGCAGAAGATCTTGCAGTTCCTGGGCAAGGAGTTGGCAGAGGGAATAGTAGATAGGATTCTGCACCACACCTCCTTCCAGGAGATGAAGAAGAACCCTGCTGCCAACTATGAGACCATGCTCCCCATCTTGATGGATCACAGCATCTCCCCCTTCCTCCGGAAAG GGGTATCTGGAGACTGGAAGAACCACTTCACTGTGGCCCAGAACGAGCGCTTTGACCAGCACTACCAAGAGCTCATGGCAGGCTCTGACCTCCACTTCCAGATGGAAGTGTGA
- the SH2D4A gene encoding SH2 domain-containing protein 4A, with protein MLKQILSDMYIDPELLAELSEEQKQILFFKMRQEQIRRWEEREAAAEKISAKKPLPRKANRKSVTWKLGADNEVWVWVMGEHPSDKSYAAICEEIQAQRAKRLAREQGQEGREAESSATWSLHPQPGLLAETDLHGNTKNTEKREAHGRRMTDIDTTGKSQELTKRGTRNVHQMLADCHARKQSFQQMKEAQRKNSEETTAPQKPIPQSHSSTESQRTLQKADENEPEWQEFLQKSKAADEKRRSLARQARDDYRRLSLQGIHRGKQADISKGATAGDRRPLQYPPLPPKPKLLPPATANGRAIRKEGVQRTISNSTEESIIKWFKGEQFPLRAGYLKTTDTIAPWFHGILTSKKAEDLLNKTLPGSFLIRVSEKIKGYVLSYRSVEGCKHFLIDASSDSYSFLGVDQLQHSTLADLVDYHKDEPITSLGKELLLYPCGQEDQEPDYISLFE; from the exons ATGCTGAAACAGATATTATCAGACATGTACATCGATCCGGAGCTGCTGGCAGAACTCAGCGAGGAGCAGAAGCAGATCCTCTTCTTCAAGATGAGGCAGGAACAGATCAGACGGTGGGAGGaaagagaagctgctgcagaaaagaTTTCAGCAAAGAAGCCACTGCCAAGAAAAG CCAACAGGAAGTCAGTGACATGGAAACTCGGTGCTGACAATGAAGTGTGGGTCTGGGTGATGGGCGAACATCCTTCAGATAAATCCTATGCAGCCATCTGTGAAGAGATCCAGGCACAAAGAGCAAAGCGCTTAGCGAGAGAGCAAGGCCAGGAGGGCAG AGAGGCTGAATCTTCTGCAACATGGTCTCTACACCCACAGCCAGGACTTCTGGCTGAGACAGATCTTCATGGGAATACAAAAAACACGGAGAAAAGGGAGGCACATGGGAGAAGAATGACTGATATTGATACAACAGGAAAAAGCCAGGAGCTCACAAAG AGAGGAACCAGAAATGTTCACCAGATGCTGGCGGATTGCCATGCAAGGAAGCAGAGTTTCCAACAG ATGAAagaagcacagaggaaaaattcAGAAGAGACCACAGCCCCCCAGAAGCCAATACCACAGAGCCACTCCAGCACAGAGAGCCAGAGAACACTGCAGAAAGCGGATGAGAATGAGCCTGAATGGCAGGAATTCT TGCAGAAATCCAAGGCAGcagacgagaagagacgctcCCTTGCACGGCAAGCCCGAGATGACTACAGGAGGCTTTCACTGCAGGGCATCCACAGAGGGAAGCAGGCAGATATTTCCAAGGGTGCCACAGCAGGAGATCGGCGGCCACTTCAATACCCACCTCTCCCTCCCAAGCCTAAACTTCTACCTCCTGCAACAGCAAATGGGAGAGCAATTAG GAAAGAGGGAGTCCAGAGGACAATCTCTAATTCCACAGAAGAAAGCATCATCAAGTGGTTCAAAGGGGAGCAATTCCCTCTCCGAGCTGGCTATCTGAAAACCACAGACACAATAGCACCTTGGTTCCATG GTATCCTAACCTCTAAGAAAGCAGAAGATCTTCTGAATAAAACACTACCAGGGAGTTTTCTGATCCGGGTCAGTGAGAAAATCAAAGGCTATGTGCTGTCCTATCGGTCTGTGGAAGGATGTAAACATTTCCTCATTGATGCCTCCAGTGATTCCTACAGCTTTCTTGGAGTAGACCAGCTACAACATTCAACACTGGCTGACCTTGTCGACTACCACAAG GACGAACCCATCACTTCCTTGGGGAAGGAGCTGTTGCTTTATCCATGTGGCCAAGAGGACCAAGAGCCAGATTacatctctctctttgagtaA